A single Dehalococcoidales bacterium DNA region contains:
- the fabF gene encoding beta-ketoacyl-ACP synthase II: protein MTSNHDNRVVITGIGTLCPLGMDISTIWENLIAGKSGIDYITLFDAEPFETRFAGEVKGFDPLNYINRKEARHMDRFAQLAVAAGQQAVKNAGIEINASNQDNIAIVVGSGIGGLTTLLEQTKILLERGPSRVSPFLVPMMISDMAAAQVSITLGVKGPNLCTTSACSSSSDAIGVAYELIKRGDVQAALAGGSEAIINQIGIASFNALKALSIRNDAPQKASRPFDIDRDGFVIGEGASLLVLESLTHARERGAKIMAELLAYGASADAYHMTQPSENGEGAVRAIKLALNKAGIPASEIDYINAHGTSTPLNDEMETKAIKTVFGEHAYRIPISSTKSMTGHLIGAAGALEAAICTMVIQHGIIPPTINLEHPSPECDLNYVPLKPIKAKVTTALSNSFGFGGHNSVLIFREYSEA from the coding sequence TTGACAAGTAACCATGACAATAGAGTGGTGATTACCGGGATAGGTACTTTGTGCCCGCTCGGTATGGACATATCTACCATCTGGGAAAATCTGATTGCCGGTAAGTCCGGCATTGATTACATCACCCTCTTCGATGCTGAACCCTTTGAGACCAGGTTTGCCGGTGAGGTCAAAGGATTTGACCCCCTCAATTACATAAACCGCAAAGAAGCCCGCCACATGGACCGCTTTGCCCAGCTGGCGGTGGCGGCCGGCCAGCAGGCGGTAAAGAATGCCGGTATCGAAATCAATGCCTCTAACCAGGACAACATCGCTATTGTTGTTGGTAGCGGTATTGGCGGCCTGACCACGCTGTTAGAACAGACAAAAATACTACTGGAAAGAGGCCCGAGCAGGGTAAGCCCTTTCCTGGTACCCATGATGATATCGGATATGGCGGCCGCCCAGGTATCCATTACGCTGGGAGTGAAGGGGCCCAATCTATGTACCACCTCAGCCTGCTCCAGTAGCTCGGACGCAATAGGCGTCGCTTACGAGCTCATCAAACGGGGAGATGTTCAGGCGGCGCTTGCCGGTGGTAGTGAAGCCATAATCAATCAGATAGGGATTGCCTCTTTTAATGCCCTCAAAGCGCTCTCTATCCGGAATGACGCGCCGCAGAAAGCTTCCCGTCCCTTTGATATTGACCGGGACGGCTTTGTCATCGGGGAGGGAGCCAGCCTCCTCGTCCTGGAAAGTCTAACCCACGCCCGGGAACGGGGGGCTAAAATCATGGCTGAACTTTTAGCCTATGGCGCCAGCGCTGACGCTTACCACATGACGCAGCCATCGGAAAACGGAGAGGGCGCGGTCAGGGCCATAAAGCTGGCCCTCAATAAAGCTGGAATTCCGGCCAGCGAAATCGATTATATTAACGCCCACGGCACCTCCACTCCGCTCAACGACGAGATGGAGACAAAAGCGATTAAGACGGTCTTTGGCGAGCATGCCTACCGTATTCCGATAAGCTCCACCAAATCAATGACCGGACACTTAATCGGCGCCGCCGGCGCCCTTGAAGCCGCGATATGCACGATGGTTATCCAGCACGGTATAATACCGCCGACGATAAACCTGGAACATCCGTCCCCTGAGTGCGACCTGAATTACGTACCCCTGAAACCAATCAAGGCGAAGGTCACCACCGCTTTATCCAACTCGTTTGGCTTCGGCGGGCATAACTCAGTCCTGATATTTCGAGAGTATAGCGAGGCTTAG
- the recJ gene encoding single-stranded-DNA-specific exonuclease RecJ, whose translation MGHSRWNIRPTVPDKVLTSFAGLSPLLAQVLYNRNLNEPSLLEDFILADDRLSGDPSLLPGMHQAVGRIYQALLSGESIAVYGDFDTDGITSTALLVQGLSLIGGKIIPYIPHRLTEGYGLKVSALEKLQQQGVSLVITVDCGITALTEVRKAKKMGLDIIITDHHTPLDTLPPANAVVNPRLAGSSYPFPELAGVGVAFKLLQAVFRSIGKEQYLSQLMDLVALGTVADMMPLVGENRYLVKQGLKVLSASPRPGIRELIARSGLDSTNLTSESISWFIAPRLNAAGRLEHAMSSYTLLMTDSEPEAHELALWLEQKNSERQKLTADASARAREQVLAQGIQPLLVASDRDFPVGICGLVASRLAEEFYRPAIVIRSGESISSGSGRSIPEFNIIQALARCRNLFTHFGGHSQAAGFTLPTKDLPRLQQALLEIATTELDGVDLRSTLDIDAEVGLSNLGGDTFPTIQKLAPFGYGNPLPTFLTRGVEIVDCRPMGNNGGHLKLKLKQTNTVWDGVGFRLGNYLTEVSSPLDIVYNLELDQWGGQRRLRLNILDFDTTRV comes from the coding sequence TTGGGCCACAGCCGCTGGAACATCAGGCCAACCGTCCCCGATAAAGTTCTTACCAGCTTTGCAGGTCTATCCCCACTGCTGGCCCAGGTTCTCTACAACCGCAACCTTAATGAGCCGTCTCTACTGGAGGACTTCATCCTGGCTGATGACCGGTTATCCGGTGACCCCTCACTGCTGCCGGGCATGCATCAGGCCGTGGGCAGAATTTACCAGGCTTTACTTTCCGGTGAAAGCATCGCCGTTTACGGGGACTTCGATACTGACGGCATCACCTCCACCGCACTCCTGGTACAGGGACTATCACTCATCGGCGGCAAGATAATACCCTACATCCCTCACCGCCTGACCGAAGGCTACGGACTGAAAGTGTCCGCGCTGGAGAAACTACAGCAGCAGGGCGTTAGCCTGGTCATTACCGTTGACTGCGGCATTACCGCCCTGACCGAGGTCAGAAAAGCCAAAAAGATGGGGCTGGATATCATTATCACCGACCATCACACACCCCTGGATACCCTGCCGCCCGCCAACGCCGTGGTCAATCCCCGGTTAGCCGGCTCATCTTACCCATTCCCGGAGCTGGCCGGAGTCGGCGTGGCTTTCAAGCTGCTTCAGGCTGTGTTCCGCAGCATCGGTAAAGAGCAATATCTCAGCCAGTTGATGGACCTGGTAGCCCTGGGTACGGTAGCGGATATGATGCCACTGGTAGGAGAAAACCGGTACCTGGTCAAGCAAGGCCTGAAGGTGCTCAGCGCCTCCCCTCGCCCCGGAATCAGGGAACTGATAGCGCGGTCAGGACTGGACAGCACTAATCTTACCAGTGAAAGCATCTCCTGGTTCATCGCTCCCAGATTAAACGCGGCGGGCAGACTGGAACACGCCATGAGCAGCTATACTCTACTGATGACAGACTCAGAACCGGAGGCACACGAGCTGGCCCTGTGGCTGGAACAAAAGAACTCCGAGAGGCAGAAGCTGACCGCCGATGCCTCTGCCAGAGCCAGAGAGCAGGTGCTGGCCCAGGGCATCCAACCGTTGCTGGTAGCCAGCGACCGGGACTTTCCGGTTGGCATCTGCGGGCTGGTCGCCAGCCGGTTAGCTGAGGAATTCTACCGTCCGGCGATTGTCATCAGGAGCGGTGAAAGCATCAGCAGCGGTAGCGGCCGCAGCATCCCTGAATTTAACATCATTCAAGCCTTAGCCCGCTGCCGTAATCTTTTCACTCACTTCGGCGGGCATTCCCAGGCAGCCGGTTTCACGCTGCCCACAAAAGATTTGCCCCGCCTCCAGCAGGCATTACTGGAGATAGCCACTACCGAGCTGGATGGAGTTGATTTACGCTCTACTCTGGATATTGATGCTGAAGTCGGGCTGTCCAATCTGGGGGGAGATACCTTCCCGACCATCCAGAAACTGGCGCCGTTTGGCTATGGCAACCCCTTACCCACTTTCCTCACCCGGGGGGTAGAGATTGTCGACTGCCGTCCCATGGGCAATAATGGCGGGCACCTCAAGCTTAAATTGAAGCAGACTAATACCGTCTGGGACGGAGTGGGTTTCAGGCTGGGCAACTACCTGACAGAAGTATCATCCCCGCTCGATATCGTGTATAACCTGGAATTAGACCAGTGGGGCGGACAGAGAAGGCTCAGGCTCAATATTCTGGACTTTGACACCACCCGCGTCTGA